One region of Triticum aestivum cultivar Chinese Spring chromosome 6B, IWGSC CS RefSeq v2.1, whole genome shotgun sequence genomic DNA includes:
- the LOC123137176 gene encoding uncharacterized protein isoform X4 yields MGEYKAGKDDAIDPSLRLMAHGLGLGRRPAPAGGKQQEFVQRQMMPWSAVEGGSPAGAAGTRRQGRPWREAHWPEQHEQLQTLVSPMHRLSPASSAAAPTVERGSCAVAGDEFSGRRLLSYSNPVPMGSPRLDCSSFFAGGVLVCCNNFHALDEHCRLRFVSSRCLLRPLLHRSAIAIESSV; encoded by the exons ATGGGAGAGTACAAGGCAGGGAAGGATGACGCCATCGACCCGTCGCTTAGATTGATGGCACATGGGTTGGGTCTGGGCAGAAGGCCGGCGCCTGCGGGGGGAAAGCAGCAGGAGTTTGTGCAGCGGCAAATGATGCCATGGTCGGCCGTGGAGGgaggctcgccggccggagcaGCTGGAACAAGGAGGCAGGGTCGGCCATGGAGGGAGGCCCACTGGCCAGAGCAGCATGAGCAACTGCAGACGCTGGTCAGCCCGATGCACCGCCTCAGCCCCGCCTCCTCTGCTGCGGCCCCCACGGTCGAGAGGGGCAGCTGCGCTGTAGCTGGCGACGAGTTcagcggccgccgcctcctctcctatTCGAATCCA GTGCCTATGGGTTCTCCTCGGTTGGATTGTTCATCCTTCTTCGCCGGTGGTGTGCTTGTCTGTTGCAATAACTTTCATGCGCTGGATGAACACTGCCGGTtgag GTTTGTTTCTTCCCGTTGTCTCCTGCGTCCACTGTTGCATCGTTCTGCCATTGCGATTGAG TCCTCTGTCTAG
- the LOC123137176 gene encoding uncharacterized protein isoform X3, which produces MGEYKAGKDDAIDPSLRLMAHGLGLGRRPAPAGGKQQEFVQRQMMPWSAVEGGSPAGAAGTRRQGRPWREAHWPEQHEQLQTLVSPMHRLSPASSAAAPTVERGSCAVAGDEFSGRRLLSYSNPVPMGSPRLDCSSFFAGGVLVCCNNFHALDEHCRLRFVSSRCLLRPLLHRSAIAIEEDVK; this is translated from the exons ATGGGAGAGTACAAGGCAGGGAAGGATGACGCCATCGACCCGTCGCTTAGATTGATGGCACATGGGTTGGGTCTGGGCAGAAGGCCGGCGCCTGCGGGGGGAAAGCAGCAGGAGTTTGTGCAGCGGCAAATGATGCCATGGTCGGCCGTGGAGGgaggctcgccggccggagcaGCTGGAACAAGGAGGCAGGGTCGGCCATGGAGGGAGGCCCACTGGCCAGAGCAGCATGAGCAACTGCAGACGCTGGTCAGCCCGATGCACCGCCTCAGCCCCGCCTCCTCTGCTGCGGCCCCCACGGTCGAGAGGGGCAGCTGCGCTGTAGCTGGCGACGAGTTcagcggccgccgcctcctctcctatTCGAATCCA GTGCCTATGGGTTCTCCTCGGTTGGATTGTTCATCCTTCTTCGCCGGTGGTGTGCTTGTCTGTTGCAATAACTTTCATGCGCTGGATGAACACTGCCGGTtgag GTTTGTTTCTTCCCGTTGTCTCCTGCGTCCACTGTTGCATCGTTCTGCCATTGCGATTGAG GAAGATGTTAAATAA
- the LOC123137176 gene encoding uncharacterized protein isoform X1, producing the protein MGEYKAGKDDAIDPSLRLMAHGLGLGRRPAPAGGKQQEFVQRQMMPWSAVEGGSPAGAAGTRRQGRPWREAHWPEQHEQLQTLVSPMHRLSPASSAAAPTVERGSCAVAGDEFSGRRLLSYSNPVPMGSPRLDCSSFFAGGVLVCCNNFHALDEHCRLRFVSSRCLLRPLLHRSAIAIESDRSISFNDLLGCCICNSVLLFKVCLILYSLHACSFSLRTCFSFSKYCNFVVLSLATCIYLSSSV; encoded by the exons ATGGGAGAGTACAAGGCAGGGAAGGATGACGCCATCGACCCGTCGCTTAGATTGATGGCACATGGGTTGGGTCTGGGCAGAAGGCCGGCGCCTGCGGGGGGAAAGCAGCAGGAGTTTGTGCAGCGGCAAATGATGCCATGGTCGGCCGTGGAGGgaggctcgccggccggagcaGCTGGAACAAGGAGGCAGGGTCGGCCATGGAGGGAGGCCCACTGGCCAGAGCAGCATGAGCAACTGCAGACGCTGGTCAGCCCGATGCACCGCCTCAGCCCCGCCTCCTCTGCTGCGGCCCCCACGGTCGAGAGGGGCAGCTGCGCTGTAGCTGGCGACGAGTTcagcggccgccgcctcctctcctatTCGAATCCA GTGCCTATGGGTTCTCCTCGGTTGGATTGTTCATCCTTCTTCGCCGGTGGTGTGCTTGTCTGTTGCAATAACTTTCATGCGCTGGATGAACACTGCCGGTtgag GTTTGTTTCTTCCCGTTGTCTCCTGCGTCCACTGTTGCATCGTTCTGCCATTGCGATTGAG TCTGACAGGTCTATCAGTTTCAACGATCTGCTAGGTTGCTGCATCTGCAACTCTGTGCTGCTATTCAAGGTTTGCTTGATTCTTTATTCCCTGCATGCTTGTTCTTTCTCGCTACGCACATGCTTCTCTTTCTCTAAGTACTGTAATTTTGTTGTGCTGTCTCTAGCTACATGCATTTACCTTTCTTCATCAGTCTAA
- the LOC123137176 gene encoding uncharacterized protein isoform X2: protein MGEYKAGKDDAIDPSLRLMAHGLGLGRRPAPAGGKQQEFVQRQMMPWSAVEGGSPAGAAGTRRQGRPWREAHWPEQHEQLQTLVSPMHRLSPASSAAAPTVERGSCAVAGDEFSGRRLLSYSNPVPMGSPRLDCSSFFAGGVLVCCNNFHALDEHCRLRFVSSRCLLRPLLHRSAIAIESDRSISFNDLLGCCICNSVLLFKEDVK from the exons ATGGGAGAGTACAAGGCAGGGAAGGATGACGCCATCGACCCGTCGCTTAGATTGATGGCACATGGGTTGGGTCTGGGCAGAAGGCCGGCGCCTGCGGGGGGAAAGCAGCAGGAGTTTGTGCAGCGGCAAATGATGCCATGGTCGGCCGTGGAGGgaggctcgccggccggagcaGCTGGAACAAGGAGGCAGGGTCGGCCATGGAGGGAGGCCCACTGGCCAGAGCAGCATGAGCAACTGCAGACGCTGGTCAGCCCGATGCACCGCCTCAGCCCCGCCTCCTCTGCTGCGGCCCCCACGGTCGAGAGGGGCAGCTGCGCTGTAGCTGGCGACGAGTTcagcggccgccgcctcctctcctatTCGAATCCA GTGCCTATGGGTTCTCCTCGGTTGGATTGTTCATCCTTCTTCGCCGGTGGTGTGCTTGTCTGTTGCAATAACTTTCATGCGCTGGATGAACACTGCCGGTtgag GTTTGTTTCTTCCCGTTGTCTCCTGCGTCCACTGTTGCATCGTTCTGCCATTGCGATTGAG TCTGACAGGTCTATCAGTTTCAACGATCTGCTAGGTTGCTGCATCTGCAACTCTGTGCTGCTATTCAAG GAAGATGTTAAATAA